From a region of the Odoribacter splanchnicus DSM 20712 genome:
- a CDS encoding peptide chain release factor 3 — translation MGFKEEIERRRTFGIISHPDAGKTTLTEKLLLFGGAIHVAGAVKSNKIKKTATSDFMEIERQRGISVATSVMGFEYNGIKINILDTPGHQDFAEDTFRTLTACDSVIIVIDAAKGVETQTRKLMQVCRMRKTPVIVFINKLDRPANDPFDILDDVEKELQIRVNPLSWPIGSGDTFKGIYNLHRQNLCLYSPSIQNIPEGIEITDTRSDELDHHIGERAAGKLREDLELIQGVYPSLDRQEYLDAHVAPVFFGSALNNFGIRELLDCFIEIAPAPLARETEERPVRPEEEKFTGFVFKIHANMDPNHRDRIAFVKICSGIFKRNTNYLHVRNGKMLKFSTPTAFMASKKSVIDEAYPGDIIGLHDTGTFKIGDTLTEGEKLHFKGIPSFSPELFKYIENADPMKSKQLAKGIDQLMDEGVAQLFVSQFNNRKIIGTVGALQFEVIEYRLLHEYAAACRWEPINLYKACWIEAQDQAELEDFKKHKAQYMAKDKEGRDVFLADSQYMLHMAQENYKKLIFHFTSEF, via the coding sequence ATGGGATTTAAAGAAGAAATTGAAAGACGCCGTACTTTCGGAATCATCAGTCACCCTGATGCCGGAAAAACCACATTAACGGAAAAGTTATTGCTTTTCGGAGGAGCCATTCACGTTGCCGGAGCTGTTAAATCGAATAAGATCAAGAAGACAGCCACGTCCGACTTTATGGAGATCGAACGTCAGCGTGGTATTTCTGTGGCGACTTCTGTCATGGGTTTTGAGTACAACGGAATCAAGATCAATATTCTGGATACCCCGGGTCACCAGGACTTTGCCGAAGACACTTTCCGAACCTTAACGGCTTGCGACAGTGTAATCATCGTGATCGATGCAGCCAAAGGAGTAGAAACGCAAACCCGTAAGCTGATGCAAGTCTGCCGGATGCGCAAAACCCCGGTGATCGTGTTTATCAATAAACTGGACCGTCCGGCCAACGATCCTTTCGATATTCTCGACGATGTAGAGAAAGAACTACAGATCAGGGTAAACCCACTCAGCTGGCCGATCGGAAGCGGAGATACCTTCAAAGGTATCTATAACCTCCACCGGCAAAACCTTTGCCTGTATAGTCCTAGCATTCAGAACATCCCCGAAGGCATTGAGATCACCGATACCCGATCGGACGAACTCGACCATCATATCGGCGAAAGGGCTGCCGGTAAACTACGGGAAGACCTGGAGCTGATTCAGGGGGTTTATCCCAGTCTCGACCGGCAGGAATACCTGGACGCACATGTGGCTCCCGTATTTTTCGGTTCGGCGTTGAATAATTTCGGTATCCGGGAACTTCTGGATTGCTTCATCGAAATAGCTCCGGCACCTCTTGCCCGGGAAACCGAAGAACGCCCGGTCCGGCCGGAAGAAGAGAAATTCACCGGTTTTGTATTTAAGATTCATGCCAACATGGACCCTAACCACCGGGACAGAATTGCTTTTGTGAAAATTTGTTCGGGAATTTTCAAACGGAATACCAATTATTTACATGTCAGAAACGGTAAAATGTTGAAATTTTCCACTCCCACCGCTTTTATGGCCTCCAAGAAATCGGTGATCGATGAGGCTTACCCTGGTGATATCATCGGTTTGCACGATACCGGTACCTTTAAAATCGGAGATACCCTGACAGAAGGAGAAAAACTGCATTTCAAAGGTATCCCCAGTTTCTCTCCGGAATTATTCAAGTATATTGAAAATGCCGATCCGATGAAATCCAAACAGTTGGCCAAAGGGATCGATCAATTGATGGACGAAGGGGTAGCCCAATTATTCGTCAGCCAATTCAATAACCGGAAAATCATCGGCACGGTAGGAGCACTGCAGTTCGAGGTGATCGAATACCGGCTTTTACACGAATATGCCGCCGCCTGCCGCTGGGAACCGATCAATCTTTACAAAGCTTGTTGGATCGAAGCCCAGGATCAGGCAGAATTGGAAGATTTCAAAAAACATAAAGCTCAATATATGGCGAAAGACAAAGAAGGCAGAGATGTATTTCTGGCCGACTCACAATATATGTTGCATATGGCTCAGGAAAATTACAAAAAACTGATTTTTCACTTTACCTCAGAATTTTAA
- a CDS encoding thioesterase family protein, protein MLETGKSYTQEIIVGPKDTALAHGSGHLEVFATPAMVGLMENTAIHCLEGMLEPDTDTVGIEIHVQHTKATAVGKKVMCKATIVEIDGRRIRIEIEATDEKGTIGHAIHDRFIIYPEKFMSKL, encoded by the coding sequence ATGTTGGAAACCGGAAAATCATATACACAAGAAATCATCGTCGGTCCTAAAGACACCGCCTTAGCTCACGGCTCGGGCCATTTGGAAGTCTTTGCGACACCAGCAATGGTGGGACTGATGGAAAATACGGCGATACACTGCCTGGAAGGCATGTTGGAACCGGATACAGATACCGTAGGTATTGAAATTCATGTACAGCATACCAAGGCAACAGCCGTCGGTAAAAAGGTGATGTGCAAAGCGACGATCGTCGAAATCGATGGCCGCCGGATACGTATTGAGATCGAAGCCACGGATGAAAAAGGAACAATAGGACATGCTATTCACGACCGCTTTATCATCTACCCGGAGAAATTCATGAGTAAATTATAA
- a CDS encoding response regulator translates to METYPEYPDWSDKTFLIAEDIDSNYTILAALLKKTHVRILRARNGKEAIQIASGTASIDLILMDISMPDSDGIEALRFIRQQLPGKIVIAQTAHDLSSLEIINEKFDGFLLKPIRRKELLETLSKYLS, encoded by the coding sequence GTGGAAACTTACCCAGAGTATCCGGATTGGTCGGACAAAACGTTTCTGATAGCAGAAGATATCGACAGTAATTATACGATCCTTGCGGCTCTGTTAAAAAAAACACATGTCCGTATCTTACGGGCACGTAACGGAAAAGAAGCGATACAAATCGCTTCAGGAACGGCCTCCATCGATCTGATTCTAATGGATATCAGCATGCCGGATTCTGACGGAATAGAGGCTTTACGGTTTATCCGGCAACAATTGCCCGGAAAAATCGTAATAGCACAAACAGCACATGATCTCTCTTCTTTGGAGATTATAAATGAGAAGTTCGATGGTTTTTTATTAAAACCGATCCGTCGGAAAGAATTACTTGAAACATTAAGTAAATATTTATCCTGA
- the uvrB gene encoding excinuclease ABC subunit UvrB, whose product MQFKLTSEFQPTGDQPEAIRQLIQGLQSGRSSQVLLGVTGSGKTFTVANVINEIHRPTLILSHNKTLAAQLYGEFKSFFPENAVEYFVSYYDYYQPEAYLPTTDTYIEKDLAINDEIDKLRLRTTASLLSGRRDVIVVSSVSCLYGMADPRAFGSNVTHLKRGMTISRNVLLRRLVDALYANNEIEFKRGCFRAKGETVDIFPAIETYDGVAYRIEFWDDVIDRISSFNPVTGQSIGSQDELDIYPANLFVTDKATIAHALVEIGQDLQDQLAYLKEIGKFMEAKRLEERVKYDMEMIRELGYCPGIENYSRYFDGRKAGVRPFCLLDYFPEDFLMVIDESHVTLPQIRAMYGGDHARKLTLVDYGFRLPAAFDNRPLTFDEFESKTGQTIYISATPADYELEKSEGIIVEQIIRPTGIPDPVIEIVPSKNQIDHLVNEIQQRIDLRERTLVTTLTKRMAEELSKYLDRIGIKCQYIHSDVDTIERVKILENLRKGIIDVLIGVNLLREGLDLPEVSLVAILDADKEGFLRSTRSLTQTAGRAARNVDGKVIMYADQVTRSMQETIDETNYRREKQLRYNEEHHIVPRQIYKSTDAALTQDTSKAYVEEEHLHLVADPVVAYMSKPEIEKMIQKTKAAMQKAAKELDFIEAARLRDEMFQLEKKRDEMK is encoded by the coding sequence ATGCAATTTAAACTAACCTCTGAATTCCAACCTACCGGCGATCAACCGGAAGCCATCCGCCAATTGATCCAGGGACTTCAAAGCGGACGGTCATCACAGGTCTTACTGGGAGTCACCGGTTCAGGAAAAACTTTTACTGTAGCTAATGTCATCAACGAAATCCATCGTCCGACTCTGATTTTAAGTCACAATAAAACATTAGCAGCTCAATTATACGGGGAATTCAAATCTTTTTTCCCCGAAAATGCAGTCGAATATTTTGTATCTTATTACGATTATTACCAACCGGAAGCTTATCTGCCGACAACAGATACCTATATCGAAAAAGACCTCGCCATCAATGACGAGATAGACAAACTTCGTTTACGGACCACCGCTTCCCTGCTTTCGGGACGTCGGGATGTCATCGTTGTCTCTTCGGTGTCTTGTCTGTACGGTATGGCCGATCCCCGGGCTTTCGGCTCGAACGTCACCCATTTGAAAAGAGGCATGACTATCAGCCGGAATGTCTTATTACGCCGGCTGGTAGACGCTTTATATGCAAACAACGAAATCGAATTCAAACGGGGTTGTTTCCGGGCCAAAGGGGAAACCGTGGATATTTTTCCTGCCATAGAAACTTACGACGGCGTAGCTTACCGGATCGAATTCTGGGACGACGTAATCGACCGGATCTCTTCTTTTAACCCGGTTACCGGACAGAGCATCGGTAGTCAGGATGAACTCGATATTTATCCGGCCAATCTTTTTGTCACCGACAAAGCCACGATAGCCCACGCCCTGGTTGAAATCGGCCAGGATTTGCAAGATCAACTGGCTTATCTGAAAGAGATCGGGAAATTTATGGAAGCCAAACGCCTGGAAGAACGGGTGAAATACGATATGGAAATGATCCGGGAATTAGGTTATTGCCCGGGCATTGAAAACTATTCGCGCTATTTCGACGGCCGGAAAGCAGGAGTTCGTCCTTTCTGCTTATTGGATTATTTCCCGGAAGATTTTCTGATGGTCATCGACGAATCGCATGTTACCCTGCCCCAGATACGGGCGATGTACGGAGGCGATCACGCACGGAAACTGACGCTGGTGGATTATGGTTTCCGTTTACCGGCAGCTTTCGACAACCGTCCCCTCACATTCGATGAATTTGAAAGTAAAACCGGCCAGACGATTTACATCAGTGCCACACCTGCCGACTATGAACTGGAAAAAAGTGAAGGCATCATCGTGGAACAAATTATCCGTCCGACAGGTATTCCGGATCCGGTAATCGAAATCGTCCCCAGCAAAAATCAGATCGATCATCTGGTGAACGAGATTCAGCAGCGCATAGACCTTCGGGAACGTACATTAGTGACAACCCTGACGAAGAGAATGGCGGAAGAGCTCAGTAAATACCTGGACCGGATCGGTATTAAATGCCAATATATTCACTCGGATGTCGATACTATCGAACGGGTAAAAATCCTGGAGAATCTTCGTAAAGGAATCATCGACGTATTGATCGGTGTCAATCTATTGAGGGAAGGGCTGGACTTGCCGGAAGTATCTCTGGTAGCAATTCTGGATGCAGACAAAGAAGGCTTTCTGCGTTCTACACGTTCACTGACTCAAACTGCCGGACGAGCTGCCCGTAATGTAGACGGGAAAGTCATTATGTATGCCGACCAAGTAACCCGTTCTATGCAGGAAACGATAGACGAGACGAATTACCGCCGTGAAAAGCAGCTGAGATACAACGAAGAACATCACATCGTTCCCCGGCAGATCTACAAATCGACAGATGCAGCGCTGACTCAGGATACCTCCAAAGCGTATGTGGAGGAAGAACACCTCCATCTGGTTGCCGACCCCGTCGTAGCTTACATGAGTAAACCCGAGATTGAAAAAATGATCCAAAAAACCAAGGCTGCCATGCAAAAAGCAGCCAAAGAACTCGACTTCATCGAAGCAGCCCGCCTGCGGGATGAAATGTTTCAACTGGAAAAGAAACGGGACGAGATGAAATAA
- a CDS encoding alkaline phosphatase, giving the protein MKKLFGLLSVVLLAVICFTQPVDAAKKEKRAKYVFYFIGDGMGINQVNGTEMYLAERAGKIGVEPLNFTTFPVRNFVTTYSAYNSVTCSAAAGTALATGEKTKNGTIAMDKEHKVPVYSIATKAKELGMKVGIATNNSIDHATPACFYAHQPDRNMTYEIATDLPKAGFDFYAGAGFVKPEKKDSVNIYTLFDRAGYTIARGNDDFRKKAAKADKIIFMQEQGCDMGSLPYAIDRKPGDLSLEEITQGAIDFLSKDKKNGFFVMIECGLIDWACHSNDAAAMFNEVIDFQKSIQKAIDFYKQHPDETLIVVTADHETGNFALGTGKYELNLKALQHQMVSKGQLSKKISALRTTHHYAVTWEDVKKLLSDNLGLWTKEELKESYEKDLRHRYDKAFSNGEQEMVKSLYAEDEPLANTAVQILNRIARISWGSGGHSAGYVPLFVLGVGAENFNGKLDNTDIPRQIEALMKR; this is encoded by the coding sequence ATGAAAAAGTTATTTGGCTTATTATCAGTGGTATTGCTCGCCGTTATCTGTTTTACACAGCCTGTTGATGCGGCAAAGAAAGAAAAAAGAGCGAAGTATGTTTTTTATTTCATCGGAGATGGAATGGGAATAAATCAGGTGAACGGCACAGAGATGTATCTGGCTGAGAGAGCAGGAAAAATCGGTGTCGAGCCTTTAAATTTCACCACCTTCCCGGTCAGAAATTTTGTGACTACTTATTCGGCCTATAATTCGGTGACTTGTTCGGCTGCTGCCGGTACGGCTTTAGCTACCGGCGAAAAGACAAAGAACGGGACGATAGCGATGGATAAAGAACATAAAGTACCGGTATACAGTATCGCTACCAAAGCCAAAGAACTGGGAATGAAAGTAGGGATCGCTACCAACAATAGTATCGATCATGCTACTCCCGCTTGTTTCTATGCTCATCAGCCGGACCGGAATATGACCTATGAGATCGCAACCGATTTGCCGAAAGCGGGTTTCGATTTTTATGCCGGAGCCGGTTTTGTAAAGCCGGAGAAAAAAGATTCCGTAAATATTTATACTCTTTTCGATCGGGCGGGGTATACGATAGCCCGGGGAAATGACGATTTCCGGAAAAAAGCAGCGAAAGCAGATAAAATTATTTTTATGCAGGAGCAAGGATGTGACATGGGGAGTTTGCCTTATGCCATCGACCGGAAACCGGGGGATTTGTCACTTGAAGAGATTACACAGGGAGCGATCGATTTTTTGAGTAAGGATAAAAAGAACGGTTTTTTCGTGATGATCGAATGCGGATTGATCGATTGGGCCTGTCATAGTAACGATGCGGCGGCTATGTTTAACGAGGTAATCGATTTTCAGAAATCGATACAGAAGGCGATCGATTTTTATAAGCAGCATCCGGATGAAACCCTGATTGTCGTTACGGCAGATCATGAGACAGGGAACTTTGCTTTGGGAACAGGTAAATATGAACTGAATCTGAAAGCGTTGCAACATCAAATGGTCTCCAAGGGGCAGCTTTCGAAAAAGATTTCTGCTTTGCGGACAACCCACCATTATGCAGTGACCTGGGAAGATGTAAAGAAATTGTTGAGTGATAATCTGGGGCTGTGGACGAAGGAAGAACTCAAGGAGTCGTATGAGAAAGATTTGAGACACCGTTATGATAAAGCCTTTTCGAATGGGGAACAGGAGATGGTGAAAAGTCTTTATGCCGAAGATGAACCCTTGGCCAATACGGCGGTTCAGATACTGAACCGGATAGCCCGCATCAGCTGGGGAAGTGGCGGACATTCTGCCGGGTATGTGCCCTTGTTTGTCCTGGGTGTCGGAGCAGAAAACTTTAACGGTAAGTTGGATAATACGGATATTCCGAGGCAGATCGAGGCATTGATGAAACGGTGA
- a CDS encoding M20 metallopeptidase family protein: protein MDRNKFYRIREELHRHPELSGQEKHTIQYIRQVLQEFQPSRIHPLEKGHGLVAEYSFPGEGPTLLFRADIDAVAIAEKSPLPYCSENPGVAHKCGHDGHTTMLLMLAGLLHEHPLERGRILLLFQPAEENGQGAQLVLQDPWFRQQKIDRAFALHNLPGYPFSTIICRTGSFTCSVISCTITFTGKTAHAAEPEKAVSPTAPLLHILHLSESWNRGTLKNPDYFRTTLIELHIGEEAYGVAAGSGLIRLTLRAASEKILQKHRQQLEQFVQQTIDSHPPLRCSIEWTEPFAANENDPESVTWIQEAAQSNGLAYKETDHPFAWGEDFGLFTQHIPGAMFGLGAGISTPALHTPDYDFPNNILPNGARMFYELALITQLSE from the coding sequence ATGGACAGGAATAAATTTTACCGGATCAGGGAAGAACTTCACCGGCATCCCGAATTATCCGGACAGGAAAAACATACGATACAATATATCCGGCAAGTACTTCAGGAATTTCAGCCCTCCCGGATCCACCCCCTGGAAAAGGGCCATGGACTGGTGGCAGAATACAGTTTCCCGGGCGAAGGTCCGACCCTATTATTCAGAGCCGATATCGATGCTGTGGCCATTGCAGAAAAATCACCTCTTCCCTATTGTTCGGAAAATCCGGGAGTAGCCCATAAATGCGGACACGACGGACACACGACCATGTTACTCATGCTGGCCGGACTCCTACATGAACATCCACTGGAACGAGGACGCATTTTATTACTCTTTCAACCTGCCGAAGAAAATGGACAGGGCGCACAACTAGTACTTCAGGACCCCTGGTTCCGGCAACAGAAAATCGACCGGGCTTTCGCTCTGCATAATCTTCCCGGCTATCCGTTTTCTACGATTATCTGCCGGACAGGCAGTTTTACCTGCTCGGTCATCAGCTGTACCATCACCTTCACCGGAAAAACAGCACATGCCGCAGAACCTGAAAAAGCGGTTTCCCCGACCGCACCTTTACTGCATATCCTGCATCTAAGCGAAAGCTGGAATCGAGGGACCTTGAAAAATCCGGATTATTTCCGTACGACACTCATCGAACTTCATATCGGCGAAGAAGCTTATGGCGTTGCTGCCGGAAGCGGACTTATCCGGCTGACTCTTCGCGCTGCATCCGAAAAAATACTGCAAAAACACCGGCAACAGTTGGAACAATTCGTTCAGCAAACCATTGATTCCCATCCGCCCTTACGATGCTCCATCGAATGGACAGAACCTTTTGCGGCCAATGAAAATGATCCTGAATCCGTAACCTGGATTCAGGAAGCAGCCCAAAGCAACGGATTGGCTTACAAGGAAACCGATCATCCTTTTGCCTGGGGAGAAGATTTCGGATTATTCACTCAACATATTCCAGGTGCTATGTTCGGTCTGGGAGCAGGTATCTCTACTCCGGCCCTCCATACTCCGGATTATGATTTTCCTAACAACATTTTGCCAAATGGAGCCCGGATGTTTTACGAATTAGCCCTTATCACTCAACTGTCAGAATAA
- a CDS encoding zinc-dependent metalloprotease produces MIKLYAQSEVIPGLFTTYQQNGRILWVIPDSLLGRDMSLTTTILEGAGRKKKSADAKFGYQGDRFGPRILRWEEEKEQIILKEIRSYVDTSGSYSLGSLLSEREMPLTLQEFEILGCEKTGKIIDVTEWLRDGKLWGLQPFSFLIGIGSEREGRVTAILGTPESVIVRSERIYEAVERTPATSANGEVTRWKLGCCLRLLPRHLMQVRYASSGVGYFTVPYAHMEPGSCQVISDRVVKRWRLEVADRDTARYRRGELVEPRQKIRIYIDRSFPEKWRPYVLRAVNNWNALFERSGFKNAIAGLMAPDSAGFTLDNSALSWIVYKASPMENAYGRPFVDFRTGEILSCHIAVFHSVFDMLCQWYIAQTGESEEEFPDELAGRLLEMVVSHEVGHVLGLTHNFYGSSLCETEQLRDAVFLHRHGYGSSIMDYMRMNYAVQPEDGVDMSDRIPRIGAYDSLAIEWGYRYFPGLASEEIQEKLSVWIEKKQLERKYRFQDSGGNLPEAQAEDLGRYSLETAELGMCHLKRLLRDTLRNNGRLSVESWNLAIRKQYSEYINQAFTYLGGIRKCWGNDSVIVVAVGREEQQDALRFLQTYVLESGKDLPREWWEDWGRETVRRLVEKADCFVGYDREYSVTEYIRDLGKIFRNVSGEECWGRFLIWCYTDCLMEYIQTERNRYPEVVALMEEQLKVMYRKTDKEKDVFWKAWRKNVNSIWK; encoded by the coding sequence ATGATAAAGCTTTATGCACAGTCGGAAGTTATACCTGGTTTGTTTACAACTTATCAACAGAATGGACGTATTTTATGGGTGATCCCGGATAGTCTGCTAGGACGTGATATGAGCCTGACGACTACAATATTGGAGGGTGCCGGACGAAAAAAAAAATCTGCTGATGCTAAATTCGGATATCAGGGCGATCGGTTCGGTCCGAGGATTTTACGGTGGGAGGAAGAGAAGGAACAGATAATATTGAAGGAGATAAGAAGTTATGTGGATACTTCCGGGTCATATTCACTCGGAAGTTTATTGTCTGAACGGGAAATGCCCCTTACCTTACAGGAATTTGAAATCTTGGGGTGTGAAAAGACCGGGAAGATCATTGATGTGACCGAATGGCTTCGTGATGGAAAGTTGTGGGGATTACAACCCTTTTCTTTTTTGATCGGGATAGGGAGTGAGCGTGAAGGAAGGGTAACGGCAATTCTTGGAACGCCGGAAAGTGTGATTGTCAGGTCTGAACGGATTTATGAAGCTGTAGAGAGGACGCCTGCAACTTCAGCAAATGGAGAAGTGACTCGATGGAAATTAGGTTGTTGTTTAAGGTTGTTGCCCCGGCATCTGATGCAGGTACGTTATGCCTCTTCAGGGGTTGGATATTTTACTGTACCTTATGCACATATGGAACCGGGAAGTTGTCAGGTCATCTCGGATCGCGTAGTGAAACGTTGGCGGCTGGAAGTGGCGGATCGTGATACGGCCCGGTATAGGCGGGGAGAACTGGTTGAACCCCGGCAAAAGATTAGGATATATATCGACCGTAGTTTTCCTGAAAAGTGGCGTCCTTATGTTTTACGTGCCGTGAACAATTGGAATGCTCTTTTTGAACGTAGCGGTTTTAAAAATGCCATAGCAGGACTTATGGCTCCGGATTCGGCCGGATTTACTTTAGATAATTCTGCTTTGTCATGGATCGTCTATAAGGCTTCTCCGATGGAGAATGCTTATGGACGTCCTTTTGTAGATTTCCGTACCGGTGAGATCCTGAGTTGTCATATTGCGGTTTTTCATTCGGTTTTTGATATGTTATGCCAGTGGTATATTGCACAGACAGGAGAAAGCGAGGAGGAGTTCCCGGACGAACTGGCTGGTAGATTGCTGGAGATGGTGGTGTCACACGAAGTCGGGCATGTACTGGGATTGACCCATAATTTTTATGGGAGTTCTTTGTGTGAAACAGAGCAGTTAAGAGATGCCGTTTTTTTACACCGTCATGGTTATGGTAGTTCTATAATGGATTATATGCGTATGAACTATGCTGTACAACCCGAAGATGGAGTCGATATGTCCGACCGGATACCCCGGATTGGCGCTTATGATTCATTGGCTATTGAGTGGGGATACCGTTATTTTCCCGGATTGGCGTCTGAAGAAATTCAGGAAAAATTGTCTGTTTGGATAGAAAAAAAACAATTGGAGCGTAAATATCGTTTTCAGGATAGCGGTGGAAACTTACCTGAAGCACAAGCCGAAGATTTAGGGCGTTATTCGTTGGAAACGGCAGAATTGGGCATGTGTCACTTGAAGCGTTTGTTGCGAGATACTCTGAGAAATAACGGGCGTCTGAGTGTTGAAAGTTGGAATCTTGCTATCCGAAAACAATATTCGGAGTACATAAATCAGGCTTTTACCTATCTCGGAGGGATAAGGAAATGTTGGGGGAATGATTCGGTTATAGTTGTTGCTGTGGGGAGGGAAGAACAGCAGGATGCCCTGCGTTTTTTACAAACCTATGTGTTGGAATCGGGAAAGGACCTGCCTCGGGAGTGGTGGGAAGACTGGGGAAGGGAGACTGTCAGACGGTTGGTAGAAAAAGCGGATTGTTTTGTAGGTTACGATCGGGAATATTCGGTCACTGAATATATCAGAGATTTGGGAAAAATATTCCGGAATGTATCTGGTGAGGAGTGTTGGGGAAGATTCTTGATATGGTGTTATACGGATTGTTTGATGGAATATATACAAACAGAAAGGAATAGGTATCCGGAAGTGGTGGCTTTGATGGAGGAACAATTGAAAGTGATGTATCGGAAAACAGACAAGGAAAAGGATGTTTTTTGGAAAGCGTGGAGAAAAAATGTGAATTCAATATGGAAATAA
- a CDS encoding PKD-like family lipoprotein yields MKKILVWGLLAVLGIACYDDLGNYDYNDINDMVLEMPRSVSVTIPKKDSVLVEVKAAVTQLDRKDNANLTYLWKKNLSGVTWTECGTDSVCRIWVYPKNSGQITLRLAVTDTVQNIVTFGETVVNLVAAFNRCWFVLQNIGENAVLGCIDGDGSSRVAVQDIYAQETGGRLQGKPLFLSINNLHLKNAMQQGSEETLLGIFTEGGKNYMLDGATLEERYAYNRMLLYKKLNNDTHYAPMYAEGDKRGECIIDDGVFWFAKPDGFSVYYPVKAADGDYYAERASLAYDVSPEGINIIYDSKNKRFLSYYNADIGGNNYNTNRYIASGMEDLYDIDGSLNEQKLETIGEQAGYPNKFDPNNIGDKDVIYIGATTSRDVPKIMAIASQGSSLYIYEISPEMIQGKKGTICSGYWELTPETGLVEGKLPVATSAYFDRMFYYAVGNKIYRADLTRSTPRSYEIYAHPDPSVRITRLKFRSQREDRWDISGGDEVEAIPYDFVSYLGGVAEYPDGNCSMLEMKLTAAGEIDKEEGTKDLMVYEFKGFKNVVDFVYAFK; encoded by the coding sequence ATGAAAAAGATATTGGTATGGGGATTATTGGCTGTATTGGGAATAGCCTGTTACGATGATTTGGGAAATTATGATTATAATGACATCAACGATATGGTGTTAGAAATGCCGCGGAGCGTCAGTGTTACGATACCGAAGAAAGATTCGGTTTTGGTTGAAGTGAAAGCGGCTGTTACCCAGTTGGACCGGAAAGATAATGCCAATTTGACTTATTTGTGGAAAAAGAATCTAAGTGGGGTGACGTGGACGGAATGTGGTACGGATTCGGTATGCCGGATATGGGTTTACCCGAAAAATAGCGGACAGATTACATTACGGCTGGCTGTAACGGATACGGTACAGAATATCGTGACCTTCGGTGAGACGGTGGTTAATTTGGTGGCTGCATTTAACCGTTGTTGGTTTGTGCTGCAGAATATCGGTGAGAATGCCGTATTGGGATGTATCGATGGGGACGGTAGCAGCCGGGTTGCCGTACAAGATATCTATGCACAGGAAACGGGAGGCAGGTTGCAGGGTAAACCTTTGTTCTTGTCGATTAATAATTTGCATCTGAAAAATGCCATGCAGCAAGGATCTGAGGAGACATTGTTGGGTATTTTCACTGAAGGAGGGAAAAACTATATGCTGGATGGTGCTACTTTGGAAGAACGTTATGCATATAACCGAATGTTGTTATACAAAAAGCTGAATAATGACACCCATTATGCACCGATGTATGCGGAAGGAGATAAACGGGGGGAATGTATTATTGACGACGGGGTATTCTGGTTTGCCAAGCCGGATGGATTTTCTGTTTATTATCCGGTGAAAGCTGCAGATGGGGATTATTATGCAGAGAGGGCTTCCCTGGCTTATGATGTGTCACCGGAAGGAATAAATATTATTTATGATTCCAAGAACAAACGCTTCCTTTCTTACTATAATGCGGATATTGGCGGTAATAATTATAATACGAACCGCTACATCGCTAGCGGCATGGAAGATCTTTACGATATTGACGGAAGTCTGAATGAACAGAAACTGGAGACCATAGGCGAGCAGGCCGGTTATCCGAATAAATTCGATCCGAACAATATTGGAGATAAAGATGTAATTTATATCGGAGCGACGACTTCCCGCGATGTTCCGAAGATTATGGCGATAGCCAGTCAGGGAAGTAGCTTGTATATTTACGAAATTTCTCCGGAGATGATACAAGGGAAGAAAGGGACAATCTGTAGCGGTTATTGGGAATTGACCCCGGAAACAGGGCTTGTCGAAGGAAAATTACCGGTGGCCACTTCAGCTTATTTTGACCGTATGTTTTACTATGCTGTCGGTAATAAGATTTATCGGGCAGACTTGACTCGTTCAACTCCTCGTTCATATGAAATTTATGCCCATCCGGATCCTTCTGTACGGATTACCCGGTTGAAATTCCGCAGCCAACGGGAGGACCGTTGGGATATTTCGGGAGGAGATGAGGTAGAAGCGATTCCTTATGATTTTGTAAGTTACCTGGGGGGAGTGGCCGAATATCCGGATGGAAATTGCAGTATGCTTGAAATGAAGCTGACTGCAGCCGGAGAGATAGATAAGGAAGAGGGAACGAAAGACTTGATGGTTTATGAGTTTAAAGGATTTAAAAATGTAGTGGATTTTGTCTATGCTTTTAAATAA